From one Bacteroidota bacterium genomic stretch:
- a CDS encoding TonB-dependent receptor produces the protein MDFSINYGFKGFNIGANYNMVGTQYTDYLNFENETGEGAVGKLKAFSTVDVNPSYSFAGSKNKFVKGITLFATGKNIMKSTRVQDFIEFHQVLCPMVSDKLMLV, from the coding sequence ATGGACTTTTCCATTAACTATGGTTTTAAAGGATTCAACATAGGTGCAAATTATAACATGGTTGGAACCCAATACACCGATTACCTTAATTTTGAAAATGAAACAGGCGAAGGTGCAGTTGGAAAACTTAAAGCTTTCTCAACTGTTGATGTGAATCCTTCCTATTCATTTGCTGGTTCAAAAAATAAATTTGTTAAAGGAATAACACTTTTTGCTACAGGTAAAAACATTATGAAATCTACCAGGGTTCAAGACTTCATAGAGTTTCATCAGGTATTATGCCCGATGGTTTCAGACAAATTAATGCTGGTATAA
- a CDS encoding response regulator transcription factor, with translation MPAIKVLIADNQFIAAEGLKSLVQSVKGFSFIGVAENSTELYEYLSSCCPDVLIIDHASSAFQLDDISKIRALAPGINILAIIQDQTKMFFVSSIKIGVTSILLKNCDREEIIEAIYSTSKAEKFYCSKVLDVIVNQTENANPLSISSFATCEGINISDREEEIIKFIAEGYSNKQIADLLFLSPHTINTHRKNIMNKIGVNNTAGIVIYAIKKEIISPNKYLFSSTSN, from the coding sequence ATGCCTGCTATAAAAGTTCTAATTGCTGATAATCAGTTTATTGCTGCCGAGGGCTTGAAATCCCTGGTACAGTCTGTAAAAGGATTTTCTTTCATCGGAGTAGCAGAAAATTCAACTGAATTATATGAATATCTTAGCTCTTGCTGTCCAGATGTTTTAATAATTGACCATGCCTCATCAGCATTTCAATTGGATGATATTTCAAAAATAAGAGCTTTGGCTCCAGGAATCAATATACTGGCTATTATTCAGGATCAAACCAAAATGTTTTTTGTTTCTTCAATAAAAATAGGTGTAACTAGTATACTTTTAAAGAACTGTGACAGAGAGGAGATAATTGAGGCTATTTATTCCACTTCAAAAGCAGAGAAGTTTTACTGCAGCAAGGTTTTGGATGTAATTGTAAACCAAACAGAGAATGCAAATCCATTAAGCATTAGTTCCTTTGCAACATGTGAGGGCATTAACATATCTGATAGAGAAGAAGAAATCATTAAGTTTATTGCAGAGGGCTATTCGAATAAACAAATTGCAGACCTGCTCTTTTTAAGTCCGCATACAATTAATACCCACCGCAAAAACATCATGAATAAAATAGGTGTAAACAATACAGCAGGAATTGTAATTTACGCAATCAAAAAAGAAATTATTAGCCCCAATAAATATCTTTTCTCATCAACCAGCAATTAA